A window of the Salvelinus fontinalis isolate EN_2023a chromosome 14, ASM2944872v1, whole genome shotgun sequence genome harbors these coding sequences:
- the LOC129810862 gene encoding myocyte-specific enhancer factor 2B-like translates to MGRKKIQISRILDQRNRQVTFTKRKFGLMKKAYELSVLCDCEIALIIFNSTNRLFQYASTDMDKVLLKYTEYSEPHESRTNTDILETLRRKGLGLDGTELLDTEEPMQVAAEKYGPHSEGMDLSLARQRYYATSLNSPEAQFLVSTGCENGYPNSSNPSPSSHRPLAFKPLGPRPGSASPAGPHCHAAFMSPHSGIGNSMFSHGNLSRALEMKTPPPLNLGSENRRTESHPGMGGTRANFSSSRGLLYPGMHPGNHMLAMGKTGLLSHGLGGYSLSSAGPSDYSHPGFSHAVSLQRGSVNPWQTAQPQEQHVPHLSPAMSSGGCSFPSQSSTPTPPPHPSLNLSIKSERSSPEHICSPTSLPVRNLRQHSPMSTSNSAHHTPQEPYPANEREDFPKGGVPYPAQHGAEEKGGLPLRQLEISDGWQR, encoded by the exons ATGGGAaggaaaaaaatacaaatctCTCGTATCCTAGACCAGCGGAATCGACAG GTGACATTCACCAAGCGTAAGTTTGGCCTGATGAAGAAAGCGTATGAGCTGAGTGTTCTGTGTGACTGTGAGATCGCCCTCATCATCTTCAACAGCACCAACCGTCTGTTCCAGTACGCCAGCACTGACATGGACAAGGTCCTGCTCAAGTACACAGAGTACAGCGAGCCTCACGAGAGCAGGACCAACACAGACATACTGGAG ACTCTGCGGAGGAAGGGCCTGGGCCTGGACGGGACAGAGCTGCTGGACACGGAGGAACCCATGCAGGTGGCAGCAGAGAAGTATGGCCCACACAGCGAGGGCATGGACCTCTCCCTGGCCCGCCAGCGCTACTAC GCCACCTCCTTGAACTCACCAGAGGCCCAGTTCCTGGTGTCTACTGGCTGTGAGAATGGATACCCCAACTCCTCCAACCCCAGCCCGAGCTCCCACAGACCCCTGGCCTTCAAGCCCCTGGGCCCCAGACCAGGCTCAGCCAGCCCTGCAGGGCCCCACTGCCATGCTGCCTTCATGTCCCCACACTCAG GTATTGGCAACTCTATGTTCTCCCATGGCAACCTGAGCCGGGCCTTGGAGATGAAGACTCCTCCCCCTTTGAATCTGGGCAGTGAGAACCGGCGGACAGAGAGCCACCCTGGCATGGGTGGCACACGCGCCAACTTTAGCAGTTCT AGGGGCCTACTGTACCCGGGCATGCACCCAGGGAACCACATGCTGGCAATGGGGAAGACAGGTCTGCTGAGCCATGGTCTGGGGGGCTACAGCCTCTCCTCTGCTGGACCATCTG ACTACAGTCACCCAGGTTTCTCCCATGCTGTGAGTCTACAGCGTGGGTCAGTGAACCCATGGCAGACAGCACAACCACAGGAGCAGCATGTGCCTCACCTCAGCCCAGC GATGTCCAGTGGAGGGTGCTCTTTTCCTTCTCAgtcctcaacccccacccctcctcctcacccctccctcaaCCTCAGCATCAAATCGGAGCGCTCCTCCCCGGAGCACATCTGCTCCCCAACCTCTCTGCCCGTGCGCAACTTGAGGCAGCACTCTCCAATGAGCACCTCCAATTCCGCTCACCACACCCCACAAGAGCCCTACCCAGCCAATGAGAGAGAGGATTTCCCCAAAGGAGGTGTTCCTTACCCGGCTCAGCACGGggcagaggagaaaggagggctGCCCCTGAGGCAATTAGAAATCAGCGATGGGTGGCAGAGATAG